A stretch of the Haladaptatus sp. R4 genome encodes the following:
- a CDS encoding nitric-oxide reductase large subunit — translation MTGSTVLVALFVANLVGMGLGAWKSYRHAPPIPDEIRDQNGDILATDEQIRLGKKLFQANGLMNQGSILGNGSYFGVDLTADALHLKAEFMQEYYAREQGEDSIEALDDAERVAIEERVKRELDADAPDGSTIQYSAAEAYAHRRIRDQYIERYHEGDPERGIPTEFIAAPEQAERIADFAVWTAWFAHTTRPDSTHSYTNDWPYEPAVGNRPTGQVLVWSTISVLLLIFGGGLGVWAYHSLDFAEPTTDVIDIPSPDSVSVTQTQYAAAWYVPVAGALFAVQVLTGALLAHYYVERTGFFRIEEMLGIDLVSLLPFATVRTWHLNLAILWITTLWLAGGLFLPGLFSDRDPPWQAAGASVLLGLLVTATAGAFAGVWLGIQGKFGSPEEGNLWWWLGSEGLEYLEVGRLWKLLLLGGLAGWTGLVLRSVRQMDEPLGGLGHFLVYAGGSIGLLFGASMLYTPETNMAVTEFWRWWVVHMWVEGVFEFFVIAIISVALVSMELLEKEEAEKAILFEVFAIMAAGIVGVSHHYWWVGLPDFWVPLGTTFSTLEFVPLVFVLYRSIGEYRSLKSQGEEFPYTIPLLFILGSSIWNFVGGGILGFFVNLPVINYYEHGTYLSVAHAHGATFGAFGLLALGLGTYILRVVTPEAAWDPTWFRVSFWFMNIGLTIMVVASLLPVGFAQLRAVYTDGYAAARSLEFYEQSHIQTLLWARTLGDTPMILGALTFTAGAIRHLYAARKAPLERDEGTTGTPV, via the coding sequence CACCGACGAACAGATCCGGCTGGGAAAGAAGCTGTTTCAGGCCAATGGGTTGATGAACCAGGGGTCAATCCTCGGCAACGGATCGTATTTCGGAGTCGATCTCACAGCTGATGCTCTGCATCTCAAGGCTGAGTTTATGCAAGAGTACTATGCACGAGAGCAGGGAGAAGACTCCATCGAGGCACTCGATGACGCTGAACGAGTTGCCATCGAGGAACGTGTCAAACGAGAACTCGATGCCGATGCTCCAGATGGATCGACCATCCAGTATTCGGCCGCTGAAGCGTATGCCCACCGTCGAATTCGTGACCAGTACATCGAGCGGTACCACGAAGGTGACCCCGAACGGGGGATTCCGACAGAATTCATTGCGGCACCCGAACAAGCCGAGCGTATCGCTGACTTCGCCGTTTGGACAGCATGGTTTGCCCACACGACCCGACCAGACTCGACCCACTCATACACGAACGACTGGCCGTATGAACCTGCAGTCGGGAACCGGCCGACCGGGCAGGTGTTGGTCTGGAGCACGATTAGCGTCCTCTTGCTTATCTTCGGTGGTGGTCTCGGGGTGTGGGCATACCACTCGCTTGACTTCGCCGAACCGACGACTGACGTCATCGACATTCCGTCGCCTGACTCGGTGTCGGTCACTCAAACACAGTATGCTGCGGCGTGGTACGTCCCTGTTGCTGGGGCGCTGTTCGCCGTACAGGTACTTACTGGTGCGTTGCTCGCTCACTATTACGTCGAGCGAACCGGCTTTTTCCGGATTGAAGAGATGCTCGGGATCGACCTCGTTTCGCTGTTGCCATTTGCAACAGTTCGAACGTGGCATCTCAACCTCGCAATTCTCTGGATAACGACCCTGTGGCTCGCTGGGGGACTCTTCCTTCCAGGGCTGTTCAGCGATCGCGACCCGCCCTGGCAAGCTGCGGGCGCGTCGGTGCTGCTTGGATTGCTCGTGACCGCGACCGCTGGCGCGTTCGCAGGAGTCTGGCTTGGAATACAGGGCAAATTCGGCTCGCCTGAAGAGGGTAACCTCTGGTGGTGGCTTGGCTCTGAAGGGCTTGAGTATCTCGAAGTGGGTCGGCTTTGGAAATTACTCTTGCTTGGTGGGCTCGCCGGCTGGACAGGATTAGTACTTCGGAGTGTTCGACAGATGGACGAACCGCTCGGTGGGCTCGGACACTTCTTGGTATACGCAGGTGGCTCGATCGGACTGTTGTTCGGTGCGAGCATGCTCTATACTCCAGAGACGAACATGGCAGTGACAGAATTTTGGCGCTGGTGGGTCGTCCACATGTGGGTCGAAGGCGTCTTCGAGTTCTTTGTGATCGCCATCATCTCCGTTGCTCTCGTGTCGATGGAGCTGCTCGAGAAAGAGGAGGCAGAGAAAGCAATCCTCTTTGAGGTATTCGCGATTATGGCGGCAGGTATCGTCGGCGTCTCGCATCACTACTGGTGGGTTGGTCTGCCTGATTTCTGGGTGCCGCTTGGGACGACGTTCTCAACGCTTGAGTTCGTCCCGCTCGTGTTCGTTCTGTATCGAAGTATTGGCGAATACCGGTCGTTGAAATCTCAGGGTGAGGAATTCCCGTATACCATTCCGTTGCTGTTCATCCTCGGTAGTAGTATCTGGAACTTCGTCGGTGGCGGTATACTCGGCTTCTTCGTCAATCTCCCCGTGATCAACTACTACGAACACGGGACCTACCTCTCTGTCGCCCACGCCCACGGGGCCACGTTTGGAGCGTTCGGTCTGCTTGCGCTTGGACTTGGTACTTACATTCTGCGTGTTGTGACGCCAGAGGCGGCGTGGGATCCAACCTGGTTCCGAGTCTCGTTCTGGTTCATGAACATCGGACTCACAATCATGGTCGTTGCATCGTTGCTCCCGGTCGGATTCGCCCAACTCCGGGCAGTCTACACCGATGGCTATGCCGCTGCACGGAGTCTCGAATTCTACGAACAATCGCACATTCAGACGCTGTTGTGGGCGCGGACGCTCGGGGATACGCCGATGATTCTCGGGGCACTTACGTTCACCGCTGGCGCTATCCGTCACTTGTATGCCGCCCGAAAGGCGCCATTAGAACGGGATGAAGGAACGACGGGCACACCGGTTTGA
- a CDS encoding DUF86 domain-containing protein, whose product MADERVVSTKLEQIEQYHSELKEKQQSLTRTDLLTNTTEQRAVERMFENAIQACSDLAQHIATHDFDFTGVASKEAIRILGQEGVVDEQTMNTLVAAVGFRNVLAHEYGKVDYAEVYQTLQSGLEVYDAFSRQIAQWFQQHERT is encoded by the coding sequence ATGGCTGATGAGCGAGTTGTCTCGACAAAGCTCGAACAAATCGAACAATACCACAGCGAACTGAAGGAGAAACAGCAGTCGCTCACTCGCACAGACCTTCTCACCAATACGACCGAACAACGTGCCGTCGAGCGGATGTTCGAGAATGCGATTCAAGCGTGTTCCGACCTCGCACAGCACATTGCAACGCACGACTTTGATTTTACAGGTGTTGCATCTAAGGAGGCGATTCGAATTCTCGGCCAAGAGGGAGTTGTTGATGAGCAAACGATGAATACGCTCGTCGCTGCAGTTGGGTTTCGGAACGTCCTCGCTCATGAATACGGTAAGGTAGATTATGCTGAAGTATACCAGACTCTCCAAAGCGGATTAGAAGTATATGACGCGTTCAGTCGGCAAATTGCCCAGTGGTTCCAGCAACACGAGAGAACATAA
- a CDS encoding nucleotidyltransferase domain-containing protein encodes MDSIDGHSELLAVLEESLCRDVDIEFAVVFGSQLTSNVRPSSDLDLAVKFADNLSSRERFQKLCFLSGDLQREGAPFIDLSDIETLPLEVAHDAVNGEFLCGDEDAFRHFKADTEALFDEQHEDIRRHQRDVIDRIAEDGLHG; translated from the coding sequence ATGGACTCGATTGACGGACACTCGGAGTTGCTCGCCGTCCTCGAAGAATCACTCTGCCGCGACGTAGATATCGAGTTCGCGGTGGTATTCGGCTCGCAGCTCACGAGCAACGTGCGTCCGTCATCTGACCTCGATCTTGCTGTCAAGTTCGCAGACAATCTCTCCTCTCGCGAGCGATTCCAAAAGCTCTGTTTCCTCTCGGGCGACCTCCAACGAGAAGGTGCCCCATTCATCGATCTGTCTGACATTGAAACGCTACCACTCGAAGTAGCACACGATGCCGTCAATGGCGAGTTCCTCTGTGGCGACGAGGACGCATTCCGCCATTTCAAAGCGGACACAGAAGCCCTATTTGATGAGCAACACGAAGATATTCGTCGCCACCAGCGGGACGTGATCGACCGCATTGCCGAGGACGGCCTCCATGGCTGA
- a CDS encoding KTSC domain-containing protein, protein MNRISVSSSNLKSVGYDPESSTLEIEFNNNRVYQYFNVPESVYQGLINAASHGKYHHRHIKDNYRYSQIR, encoded by the coding sequence ATGAACCGAATATCTGTTTCATCAAGCAACCTGAAAAGTGTTGGCTACGACCCTGAAAGCAGTACATTAGAAATAGAGTTCAACAACAACCGAGTGTACCAGTACTTCAACGTCCCAGAATCAGTGTATCAAGGTTTAATAAATGCTGCATCACATGGCAAGTATCATCACCGACATATCAAAGACAACTATCGCTATTCGCAAATCCGATAA
- a CDS encoding HEPN domain-containing protein yields MDSELEYCINQLADVVEENDDGASTYSGSEAVRLHRSLSPILLEELALDPDNLRINAGRVESELSNLLLEAKHEANPAQYVETHLGEFKDDLYAKSLEKYVITFPLNFDRMKRDLIPDSIRVADVTFQRLRRGEWKDRFLPNSDADKPYYASENKLAQFLKRSPNDIDNHRFTYWFVEYNARDNLYAVNRVIDRLEILLGMLNFSSEFGKEQTYSSSQGPWPDRWASLRQPFVYLLHSDDGYQTHYWSDDPSLQKPDKPHSSNGEVFETVFDSLPTFENEQPLDGRLLNAFRAFQSAITEPEERESFFEFWRGVEILTLVERDEAMPNVVNRASALIEWDDPEIGRIRTDRCLNKRNAYVHEGAGLRVTVPDRNLVKTLLESLMNFYLERRTVWSVEDMRFVLDNFTASNAVVEHLRQQREKELELIDWIETIADQN; encoded by the coding sequence ATGGACAGCGAACTTGAATACTGCATCAACCAATTAGCGGACGTCGTCGAAGAGAACGATGATGGTGCCTCTACGTATTCGGGGTCAGAAGCAGTTAGACTACATCGGTCCCTCTCACCAATTCTTCTTGAGGAGCTTGCGCTGGATCCTGATAATCTTAGAATCAATGCAGGTAGAGTCGAATCCGAATTAAGCAATCTTCTTCTAGAAGCAAAGCATGAGGCGAACCCTGCACAGTATGTCGAAACTCACCTCGGCGAATTTAAAGATGATCTGTACGCCAAATCGTTAGAGAAGTATGTTATCACATTTCCACTGAATTTCGATCGAATGAAACGTGATCTAATTCCGGATTCTATTCGAGTGGCCGATGTTACTTTTCAACGCCTTCGGCGTGGCGAGTGGAAAGATAGGTTTCTCCCTAATTCGGATGCCGACAAGCCTTATTATGCCTCGGAAAACAAACTGGCACAGTTTCTCAAACGAAGTCCAAACGACATTGACAATCATCGCTTCACCTATTGGTTTGTCGAATACAACGCTCGCGACAATTTATATGCAGTCAATCGGGTGATTGATCGGTTGGAAATCCTGCTTGGAATGCTTAATTTCTCCTCAGAATTTGGTAAAGAACAGACGTATTCGAGCAGTCAAGGGCCATGGCCAGACCGGTGGGCCAGCCTTCGACAACCATTCGTCTATCTCCTTCACTCCGATGATGGGTATCAAACTCATTACTGGAGCGATGATCCCAGCCTGCAAAAACCAGATAAACCCCACAGCAGTAATGGAGAAGTCTTTGAGACTGTGTTCGACTCATTGCCTACCTTCGAAAACGAACAGCCATTAGATGGTCGTCTACTCAATGCATTCCGAGCGTTTCAGTCGGCAATTACCGAGCCAGAAGAACGTGAATCATTCTTCGAGTTCTGGCGCGGAGTTGAGATTCTAACCCTCGTTGAACGGGATGAAGCGATGCCAAATGTCGTGAATCGAGCCTCGGCCCTCATTGAATGGGATGATCCAGAAATAGGACGAATACGCACTGACCGATGCCTAAACAAACGAAATGCGTATGTTCACGAAGGTGCTGGATTACGGGTAACGGTTCCCGATCGAAATCTCGTCAAAACCCTGTTGGAGTCGCTGATGAACTTTTACCTTGAGCGTCGTACTGTGTGGAGTGTCGAGGACATGAGATTCGTGCTGGATAATTTCACGGCAAGTAACGCAGTTGTGGAGCATCTCCGACAACAGCGAGAGAAAGAGCTAGAACTGATCGACTGGATTGAGACCATCGCTGATCAGAATTGA
- a CDS encoding AAA family ATPase: protein MSKSSLNDGYNLEDAIRLQAEIFREQDTAKRVINGANDAAVIEFLLGKDSQNPVETPIDEVHDGKRGMGEIRRAILRSDEASAELKREVATREDSVNDYETLVPDSVLDNALGALAMNKPVVLTGPTGTGKTTFAKQLAKMTCVGYDIYTASPSWTEQDIIGQITPDYSSGQISYRKQAGYVSKGVQQVREFEEKWAVIIDEMTRADISRIFGPLYTAIENPSQTIFEPDSGPTVELDQRLNIIGTMNVSDRTVNELDNAITRRFAMIEISSFEKEDRDTLFRNWGEKHLDKTTVDVDRLIELFHRDYEQLNGEADDKSIIQFGPMHYKDVVSFLEAVCKSRTDTDDPGVGRYETRPAEAVGEAFQIYIIPRLLNEATYPQIQELLQHYQSLNKEFDEFDLSSAVELIERRHQSDERRMGRS, encoded by the coding sequence ATGAGTAAATCGAGTTTAAATGACGGATATAATTTGGAAGACGCGATTCGGCTGCAAGCAGAAATTTTCCGCGAACAGGACACTGCCAAACGAGTTATCAACGGTGCAAATGACGCTGCAGTGATTGAATTTCTGTTAGGGAAAGATAGCCAAAATCCTGTCGAGACCCCCATCGACGAAGTTCATGATGGAAAGCGAGGTATGGGAGAGATTCGGAGAGCCATTTTACGATCTGATGAAGCAAGTGCTGAATTGAAGCGTGAAGTAGCAACACGTGAGGATTCAGTTAATGACTATGAGACACTTGTACCGGACTCTGTCTTAGACAATGCATTGGGAGCTCTCGCAATGAATAAACCAGTGGTCCTAACCGGGCCAACTGGGACTGGAAAAACAACCTTTGCTAAACAACTCGCGAAGATGACGTGCGTTGGTTACGATATCTATACTGCATCACCATCGTGGACCGAACAAGATATCATCGGGCAAATTACTCCAGACTATTCTAGCGGTCAAATTTCATACCGTAAGCAAGCAGGATATGTTTCAAAAGGGGTTCAACAAGTTAGGGAATTCGAAGAGAAATGGGCGGTCATCATTGATGAGATGACGAGAGCGGATATCTCGCGGATATTTGGCCCCTTGTACACTGCTATCGAAAATCCAAGCCAGACGATTTTCGAACCAGATAGTGGCCCTACAGTAGAACTCGACCAACGGTTGAATATTATTGGTACCATGAACGTGTCGGATCGGACAGTCAATGAACTCGATAATGCGATTACTCGACGTTTCGCGATGATTGAGATCTCGAGTTTCGAAAAGGAGGACCGAGATACGTTATTCCGAAACTGGGGAGAAAAACATCTTGATAAAACAACGGTTGATGTTGATCGTCTAATCGAGCTATTCCATAGAGATTATGAACAACTCAATGGAGAAGCAGATGATAAAAGTATCATTCAATTTGGACCAATGCATTATAAGGACGTTGTGAGCTTTTTAGAAGCAGTTTGTAAAAGCAGAACCGACACCGATGACCCTGGTGTCGGTAGATATGAAACTCGTCCTGCTGAGGCAGTTGGTGAAGCTTTCCAAATTTACATAATACCGAGATTGTTGAACGAGGCAACCTACCCTCAAATCCAAGAACTCCTCCAGCATTATCAATCGCTGAACAAAGAATTCGACGAATTCGATCTATCCTCCGCAGTGGAATTGATCGAAAGACGACACCAGTCTGATGAACGGCGGATGGGTCGGTCATGA
- a CDS encoding SWIM zinc finger family protein produces the protein MSTKSPSELEADETAQKRAQWEQFSFDVDAPGLIEVTNESHENPAEHQYTVSIDDVTEELMACTCPHHVHRNAFCKHMTAVENATDDGTLEAFPSEDNEDDAEPEDCDCEGLGDFPCWPCVRTGRKELPN, from the coding sequence ATGTCAACGAAATCGCCTAGTGAACTTGAAGCTGACGAGACGGCACAGAAACGCGCACAATGGGAACAATTTTCCTTCGACGTCGATGCCCCCGGACTCATCGAAGTGACCAACGAGAGCCACGAGAACCCCGCTGAACACCAATACACGGTCTCCATCGACGACGTGACCGAGGAACTGATGGCCTGCACCTGTCCGCACCACGTCCACCGGAACGCATTCTGCAAGCACATGACCGCCGTCGAGAACGCAACCGACGACGGGACGCTTGAGGCCTTCCCGTCCGAGGACAACGAAGACGATGCCGAACCCGAAGATTGCGACTGTGAGGGCCTCGGTGACTTCCCGTGCTGGCCGTGCGTGAGGACCGGACGGAAAGAGCTGCCGAACTAA